The Helianthus annuus cultivar XRQ/B chromosome 11, HanXRQr2.0-SUNRISE, whole genome shotgun sequence region aataatcccacctaactcaatttggcTGATGATAATCTCAAGTcagttattggccaataataatctgaactggtcaatttttttttttttttttttttggtaaaatagTCCGTCGTTAAAATAACTTaatggagttaagtttttttccgaattacaaaccgtgTCACAACAATTTCACGCAACcccaaatattttattttatacgCGAATCTGTACGTGATATTATGATGTCGCGTATCACATTACTTTGTGTTATTATTAATAGAAAATGTCTCCTACGTGAGTAAAAGTAGGAGATGCAAACTAGCCGAGCTCAGACCGATTCACTTATGAGtgcccgagctcgagctcggctcgttggtaGTTCTCAAGCTTTAGCCGAGCTTATTTATTATCTagtaattaatatattaaacaaaaataatataaataatagacttgtttaggctcgcaagctcgataagtgaagctggGCTCGGACTCGTTTACTgaacaagcttatttttaggttcgagttCGGCTCGTAAACAAATTTAAATAAGttcagctcggctcgtttactagaccactttaaataaggggtaaatgtcaatattaataaaaactaatattacactaaGACTCGACGAGcctgacgagcttcacatgccaggctcgagctcgggctcgataaataaATGAGGACTattttaggctcgagctcggctcgtctCGAGCTTTTTCTCAAGCAGCTCGCAAGCcactcggctcgtttgcaccctagGTAAAAGTAGACACGCGACTATTAGTTGCATAACTCATGGAAAAATGAGTGGCTTGTTTCTGATAAGGTATAACAATCCGAAGAATATGATTATTTCGTTATTATATCGTAATATATTATCAACCTCTTGTAGTTCACAAACTTGGGTATTCGTTTTCAACTGAAAAATGATGTATGCAGCATAAGCAAGAAGCATCACAATGCTGCTCGCCCTAGACATCTTAACGATTGAAACTTCCGCCTCAATGCCGCCACTATATCTAAACAACAATGGCATAATCTGGCAGAGCAACCCCAGTAACAATAACAACGAGTTTGCGTCGACCTGTTTCTGTTAATTTATTTAAACTGGAATAAATTAATTTCTCAACGAAATCGAATCTGTGTAGATTTTTTTTGGGAAAACAAATGACTGGTTGTCTTACTTTGTGAAACCTTTGTTCTTTATGTCGATTGGCTATGCCTCCACAGAAGAGAGATGAACCGAGAACAAGGAGGAGGTTTGAAATAACAGAACCGAAAAGTGAGTATTTAAGCACATTAATCTTTCTTTGATGGAGAGCAAACAATGCTATTATCAATTCTGTTGCATTTCCACATGTTGCATTAAGGAGCCCTCCCACTGCAGAGAAACAATTACAGTTCAAACTTCAACTTTTATGTCAAATCTAATGAAAAGTTTATGCGCACCCAAAAATCATGTCTATGAACCAGGACAAGAGTATTCATGGGTTGATACGATCATGGCCTATTTAACCTGGTCTTTCATATATGTTTTATCTTTTTTTTGCATATTAATGCGGTAAAAGTACAAATTTGTTAGCAAATGCATTGCATATAAAATTTAAGTTTAAATTCACAAATCATGATACTCATCCctcttttatattttaaatttatgCAAAACCATGTTAAGTTATGGAATAATTTTAAATAAGAAACAATAGGTTAAATGAGTCAACTAACCTGGACCCAACCCGTTTAGATAAACATGTTTGTGGGTTTGACTCAACCCATTTAGACTAAGCCCAAACCTGTAACTTTAATATTAGATTTGcgttataaataatttttttgcACAAATCAACCTTTAAGTTGTAAAAGACCATAGTAccctcacatgcaaagcatgtgagGTAACTTAACTGAGTTTTTGGACAACTTAACTGAGTTTTTGGACGACGTTAGTTGTAAAGGTTCTAGAATGttacaaaacatgaacataaaggttggtttTGCCGATTTCATAGTCAAAGGTATGAAATGCAGCTTACATAAAGGCTGATTTATGCAATTTTGTCTTAAAGAAATATCCATAACATTATTAAAGTTGAGTTGTTACTAGTCTAAATCAAAATCAACATCAGTGAGATAATGGAGTAATGAATCGAATTGATGAAGAAACATACCTGTAGGACCAGTAAAGTATGCAATTTGCCTTTCATATCCCCCAAATTTGTAAAACAAATAACAATAACAAGTATTAATAACATAAACAATTAAAATTTAAACACCATAAACAATTCAATTTCACAAGTATTGAAAATTAGTTCTAACTTACTCCGTCAAAAAACTCACTCGTTCCGCAAGAGGAGCAAGTCCGACCAAACTCAAACAAAAAACCCAccgctacaaaaaaaaaaaaaaatacaaactcAATCACATTATTATACGCATAAACAGTTGTACATCACACAACTCACGTTACCGAGACCGTAACCTTTCGCCACAAAAGCTAGTGGAATCACCGGAAGAAGAACAAAAAGCTTCGTTCCAAGCAGAACTTCCGACACATTTGCTACAATTAGTCTCAAAATAGTTGAATTCTCCGGTTTCATGGGGTGAATCGGTTTCAGAATGTCTCCGTTCTCCAGATCGTGGGGTTTTGAATCCATTATTGGAAATGGGTTTGTAACAAAGAGGTTGGTGAGTATATTGTTTGAGTTGCCGGTTGCAGCCGGCCGGTGATAACAAGGAGCCCACGAGTTTTGGTGTGTGTGGTAACGACCGGCTGCTGCGTGTATAGGCccgctttggtttgaaaatactATTGAGGGAAATAATGGAAGGGTTGGGTGTAACAAAGTTGCAAATTAATGTTTGGAATTTAATAAGAGGCTCGATCCAACATTTAATGATTGGAATTTAATATAGTAGTATAGTATTGGGTTGTTAGAACATAGGGTGTGATTTGGGTAGTCCCTTTGAGGACTACCCGTCACGGTGTAACGTCATATTTGGTGGAGGATCATCCCTTTGAGACTATTTAAGGGTGTGAAGGACTACACAAGTTTAATTAAAAACTAATATATAATACAAGGAGAGAGAGGGAACAAACTTTGTTGCAGGCTCGTCTCCACCGGCTGATTCTTGCCGTTTGCGACGCGACGAGGGGGAGCGGGGCGGTGTGGGACGAGAGGGACGACCCAAAGCCAGGGGGGATGATCCCCACACCCCTTGGTCTTATGAGTGGGGAGTGGCTCGATCCAACATTTTTGTAGGTAATAAATGAATTACAAAATCGAGGTCACATTGAATTGGTATAAAAAAATCATCAATTGAGATTTGAGACACTGAATAACATAGCAATGATTTTTTTTAATGTCAGCCCTGACTCGCTTAAATCGCAATCAGTTTCACATTGGTTACTCAAAAGGTGTCGCAAGTAACGAGAGTTGGTGTGTTGCGGCACTGCTTTAAGATTTTGGAATGAAGCATGCGAAGAATGCGAGGACAATGCGCACTTCTAGAGTAAAATCCTAAATCTTGGGCCTAGAAACATTATTTAAATGCACCTCAAACAAGTCTAAGAcatgaaaagaaaaaaattggAGACCCTTGTTTTTTGGTGGCCCTAGGCCTTAGGCTAGATTGATAAGCCTAACGAGCGTCCCTCAGAGGGGACGAGTCATGTTGACTCATGTTTATGCGAATGTCGTGTCGCCTATGAGTGATTATTGTGTGGGCGTAGTTAGTGGCGGATACAAAAATTTGTTATAAGGAGACGATAGGAATGGATTACAAATAGGAATAAgagaaaaataaaatataataacatAGTTCAttaaatctattatatataataaatgaaagtagATTTGGGCCACGTGTCATTAAATTAGagcatcatttttttattttcacgCCCAACAGTACCTCCGTCCCCTTTTTTTCTTTATCATCTCtcttcaaattagattttgacccTAGATTTATACCTACTCATCCTTCAAATTCCTCATTGTTCCCCAAAATCCTGCTGAGTATTGGCCAACAAAGAAGAAGAAATCAGGGATGACTCCCATggccggccctgggggtgggcggggaggaccccCGACCTGGGCCTGATATTTCGAGGGGcacgtttttttttataaaaaaaacccgatatggatatgtaaaatattttttaatagggtatacccatacaaacaccaacataggccctcttacaaaactattcttatggtttagattagttattaaccctTTGACATTAgatttagacctttagtgagcccaatacccaatttcgttaagtcCTAAtggcacattttttcgagctcgaacagggtacacgaattctcagggccggccttGACAGCTCCGTCCATCATTACCTTGCTGAAGGAAAATCCCATTTACCAGGTTTATTCTTGCAAACGAGAGTTTTATTTTTCGCCATTAAATCTTCTTTTGATGTTATTTGTAATACAATCCATACAGACTTGGCTGATTCAGTTGAATCGTCCATCGATTTGAGCAGATTCATGTTGTATCATT contains the following coding sequences:
- the LOC110872083 gene encoding vacuolar cation/proton exchanger 3 isoform X3, translating into MDSKPHDLENGDILKPIHPMKPENSTILRLIVANVSEVLLGTKLFVLLPVIPLAFVAKGYGLGNRWVFCLSLVGLAPLAERVSFLTEQIAYFTGPTVGGLLNATCGNATELIIALFALHQRKINVLKYSLFGSVISNLLLVLGSSLFCGGIANRHKEQRFHKKQVDANSLLLLLGLLCQIMPLLFRYSGGIEAEVSIVKMSRASSIVMLLAYAAYIIFQLKTNTQVCELQEEEESNEEVKEEKAVIGFCSAFLWLVTMTVIIAILCEYVVDTIEIASDTWGISVSFISIILVPIAGNAAEHACAIIFAFKNKLDISLGVAMGSATQISTFLVPLCVVVGWTMGIPMSLDFGLLQTGCLAFSILLTNLTLQS
- the LOC110872083 gene encoding vacuolar cation/proton exchanger 3 isoform X2 encodes the protein MDSKPHDLENGDILKPIHPMKPENSTILRLIVANVSEVLLGTKLFVLLPVIPLAFVAKGYGLGNRWVFCLSLVGLAPLAERVSFLTEQIAYFTGPTVGGLLNATCGNATELIIALFALHQRKINVLKYSLFGSVISNLLLVLGSSLFCGGIANRHKEQRFHKKQVDANSLLLLLGLLCQIMPLLFRYSGGIEAEVSIVKMSRASSIVMLLAYAAYIIFQLKTNTQVCELQEEEESNEEVKEEKAVIGFCSAFLWLVTMTVIIAILCEYVVDTIEIASDTWGISVSFISIILVPIAGNAAEHACAIIFAFKNKLDISLGVAMGSATQISTFLVPLCVVVGWTMGIPMSLDFGLLQTGCLAFSILLTNLTLQKWHLSRTWGTKMTHFRKMD
- the LOC110872083 gene encoding vacuolar cation/proton exchanger 3 isoform X1 gives rise to the protein MDSKPHDLENGDILKPIHPMKPENSTILRLIVANVSEVLLGTKLFVLLPVIPLAFVAKGYGLGNRWVFCLSLVGLAPLAERVSFLTEQIAYFTGPTVGGLLNATCGNATELIIALFALHQRKINVLKYSLFGSVISNLLLVLGSSLFCGGIANRHKEQRFHKKQVDANSLLLLLGLLCQIMPLLFRYSGGIEAEVSIVKMSRASSIVMLLAYAAYIIFQLKTNTQVCELQEEEESNEEVKEEKAVIGFCSAFLWLVTMTVIIAILCEYVVDTIEIASDTWGISVSFISIILVPIAGNAAEHACAIIFAFKNKLDISLGVAMGSATQISTFLVPLCVVVGWTMGIPMSLDFGLLQTGCLAFSILLTNLTLQDGSSHYLKGLILVLAYVVIGACFFVQYVPYDQSNDLGIWLSSKEFVNSFS